The window AGGAGACACACAGCCTTACATTCCTGTCTGCTCGTGACGGGCGACATGCCGGCGGGACAAAGGCCGCCTGCGCTCACCAGGACAGTCGCCACATTGTTGGGGAAGATTTTTGCTGTCATGGCAAACGTGGAGGTCATGGCAGCAGCGAAGCCCACGGCGTCCACCGACCTCACGATGAAGCACAGCGCAATGAAGGTGGGCCCTGCAGGAGCGCGGTCCAGCAACCTGCAACCAGACGGCAAACCGGTTCTGTACCGATCCGGAACGCCCATCAGCTTTCAGCGCTTCCTGAGGCTGCTGGGGGCGTTGCAGGTTCCGGCCTTGAACGGATCCGCTTCACGGCAGCATAAAGTCACTGGAAGCGTTtacatgacccccccccaaaaggaAAGCGGTCCGTTTGTTCTGGTGCGGTTCTGTCCATTCAGATTTCAGGAGAACAGGGGCTGAGTCACAGAATGTGTTTATTGATGCTCAGGCATGAGGACGGACCgccatcggggggggggggcctgcgGCTGCCACCTCTTCTGACTGCTGGTCCGTGCATGCTCATGCGTGAGCGTGCACGCCACTCACCCAAACATGATGGTGCAGCCCGCAGACACGAAGAGTCCTGCGACGAGCATGAACTTGGTCCCGATCTGGACGATCTGACGGGGAAACGGGGGCCGGTTACTGCACGGCATGCCTGACGGGGACCGGGGCGGCGCTACTCACGTATCTCCCCAGGACCAAAGAGCCAATCAGGTTGCAGATGGCGTAGCAGCCAAATATGAGTCCCACCACAGTCTGGTTGGCTCCTTTCTTCACGGCCTGTGGGATGGGGGGGTCCACATGTCACTGTTGCCACGGTAATGACAGCCTGATCCCCCCGAAACCCTGTCTAACTGGGCTGGATGGAGGCAGTCGGGAGGGAGGGTGAGAAGCGCATGATGGAATCTTAAACCGAAGGGGGAGGAGTCCTTCATTACTGCAGAGAACGTTCTCATTTATTGACCAAAGGAAAAAGTTCTGAGCTTCAAAAACCGAATCTGAACGGAAAAACACGACAGGTGAAGCCCACCTTCACCTGCAcaggttgggataggctccagcatctcgctgaccctgaccctgacctGCAGCTGGCGGAACCAGCCGCCTGAACGGTTCTGGACGGCTCACCTCGTTAGGGAAGAACGGACCCAGGATGGAGTAACAGAGCATGGAGCTGAAGTTCACGGACGCCATGGACACCAGGGTCAGGGTCTGTCTGCGGCTCATCCGGGCGGGTTCGGCTTCTGTCGGAACGCACACAACCATCAGATTCCTTGGAGGTCTTCACGACCCCCGAAGATTCCCGAGTGCTGGACGAACCTGCCGGCCGAGTGTCGCCGAGCGGATCCATGGCAGCTCCGGCGGAGGGGAACCGTCACCCGGTCACCGGGAGCGGGACGGCGTGGCACCGCGACGAGGTGCGGGTTCGGACTTCCCGCGGTACTGACCTGCGGGGCTCTGGAGAGAAATGAAATATGAGAATCACACGGAAGCTTGgtgtacaaaataaaagcaccgaGACGTCATTTCCGGTGACCACCCCGGTCTGAGAcagactaaaaaataaaacaaaaaagaagatgtCAAATAAAAACCTCCGTTTAAAGTAGAACCACACAATCCTAACGAACCGTTCTGTTAATGTTTAGAAAAGCAAACATTAGAAGAACATtgaactttaacccttgtgctatcttagattacacccccccccttccattgacgtgttctccctaccatgacaaaggtggataaaggtggaaagatttcatgtaatccatggacaccagtgaagatcacaaatcattgaagaaaaaaggttcagagctctgtctagtgggtctagatgacccaactcccaacgttaacgggCCCAGGATGGAACAAGGGTTACTAAAACTAACTTCTGCTTAGCTGTTTAATAGACGTAAATAATCAATATTTCAAtcaaataaattttatttaatatccCATAAGTACACATGAAgcaaacaacatgaaagcatagGTTACTGTTTCACTCCTGAAAGTCCATAATAttgtggcgacctgggggttagccccgccttcagctgctaaggctcatgggaagtggggaatcttgggtgtaaagttccccaccatgagtgtgggggctgtgagcagaagtgacgtccatgctgtttgtctgtttgtgcgGTGTTCACATAAATGGGCATTAATGCCGTAAAGGATATTGTGCGTATCTGTCTTCTTCCTCCTATCTGATACTGTCTGTAGTCGTGTGGCGTTTGGGGGACAGAAAGCTCTCCAATGCAGCCACTCAATTAGCACCTCAGCTTTTTTCCCCACTACAGTGACGCACCAGATGGATCGTTGCAATATTAATGATGTTATTATTGttcttaaataaatgaaacccCACCCAGCCCCTCCCCTATGGTGACGGTGGGCTATTCCAGAACCTGACGGATCCTGAGGGCCGAGAGTCTGGGACAAAGGCCCCTTGTGGGGTCCCTCATGGCAGACAGCTCCTATAGTGAGGAACCAGACGTAGAGCAGTCTGATGAACGTTATGGAACATAACAAAGGAATCACCTGGACTGAGTCCACCACAGTCCCACCCTGAGACCGGGTTCAGGGTCACAGGTGGGAGGCAGGACCCCACCCACGACCCAACGAGGCTGAGCCAGAAAAACACACAGCCTTCAGGTGAGTATTTTGAGTTTAACCCAACATTTATACCTTACCTGCTGTTTGATAAACCTTTCTTGTCTCTGACGGCACCCCAGTGAAGCAGAATACCTGGTGTGGTATGTGATGACCACACCTGAGGACACCAGGTCTTAAGAGGTGAAACAATGTTTGGCACCCATAAAGTCAGGACATCGTAGTGTAACGACCCAGGGTTTGGACAGAGCTGCAGGTGGctggcgcccccctctttctgtcAGTTGCTAGACCACAGTGTGTGTCAATCagcggtgggctggtgactggtgggagagagggggcggggtctacctgtgggtgtgtgtgtgtgttcggtGAACGCGCTCGCTGAAGTTAGTTAGTAGAAGCTGGCTGTGCCTGTTGGTCATGCTGTACCCGTTCTGagatacagaaataaaaataaagagctgtttgacaaccgGCCGCCTAAGGAGCTTCCTTGCAATCACTACAGTAGGTTCTGTTTGATCCAGTCATCAATCGTTTTTCTAGAATTTATccacattttgggtttttgctgcttttaataaaaaaaagagatgttttCCATTTCTGCTAAACATGTAAAGAAGAGTAAACCCCCAttcaaataaaagcacaaaccaGAACCAGCAGATCAACAGGTTTTATTACAGTGTGATCCATCTGCAGGTCCACCAAACATCCGGCTGCAGGACCTTCGCCTGCAGCCGTCCTGCCGCCTCTACTGAAGCCTGACCTGCAGAAGGAGCATCAGCCAGCAGAACTAGCAACCCCTGAAACCAGGACTTGAAGCAGGATCCCAAAGCCGCTCAGCAGGTTTTCATGAACACGGTTCTGAACATGAGCGATGACTAAAGCAGTATCAGGGTCAAAACTCCGCCTTGCATTACGCAGCAGTTTCAAAAGCcacagaaaaaatgacaaagcatTCAGTCGGAACCAGCGTCTGTGTTTCCTCTGAACTTGACACGTTTTATTACTGCAGGATGTCTTTGGAAACTCAGTTGGcaagaaaagatggaaaaatgaacataaatgtAGAATCAAAGGAAAGACTTGATCACAAACATTTACCTGAAGCACAAACGGATTAACTCCGGGACAGACATGaaaccagaaccagcagaacatTCAAAAAAGCCTGAAACATTATTCTTAAATCAAGTTCGTCTCCAGACTGAAGCCAGACTGGAAGAATGGTCACTTCAGCCTCTGCGTCACGTTTGCCAAGGCGACGGCGAAGGCCTGCACCGCTgagaaggggtactggaaatcCAGGATGTACGCGTTCCCGTCTATCCGGCCAAACTGCATCACCTGGAGGAACAGAAGGGCGGGAACAATCTCACATCAGTGTCTCTTCAGCTCTGAtacaaagaagaggaagaaaaaagagcacATCTGCAAACTGAAAGGGAAGAATTATAGCAGGAAGGTGAGGTTCCCTTACCTGCCTACCATCCAGCTCTATCTGAAAGTTCTTCGCTGACTCCTGAGTGACCCGGCCCCCAAAGTCCAGCTGGTACACCTGGGTGGCTTCGTTCCACAGAGGCTGCTTGTTGGCCATCACGTACAGGAACCCTTGGCTGCCTAAACTGCGGTCCTCTCGCTCGTTTGCTTTGCGGCTCTTGATCTCCTCCAGCTCGCTGGCCATGCGCTGACTCCTCTTGCTCTTCCAGCTCTTCTTACTGCTTTGGTTCTGGTTCATCAGCTCATCTCCACTGATGAACAGTTCGGGTTCGCTCTCCGAGCTGTCCTGGAACTCGTTGGTTCTGCTCATCTTCTTGGTTTTGCTGAGTTGCTCCCTCTGCCCTTTgggcttctttttctctctgctgcCCAGTCTCGGACTGGAAATGAGAGTGTTGAAGTCGGAAAGTGCCCGGCCTTcctttctgtttctgctgtcaGACATGCTGGCCTCCTCCACCCGGCTGTCCAGCCTCCGCCGGCTCTTCTTGTTGAAGCGCTCCGCCTCCTGCTGCACCGGACTGTCGTTCAGGGACGACGGAAAACTGTTGGAGGACTTTGCTAGATCCTCCACAGCACTTTTGGAGGAAGGCAGGTCTGTAGGCGGTGGAGGGGGGggcagagggggaggaggaggagcggtgGGGGGAGGAGGAGACAGAATTGCCTTCTCGGAGACTAGATGGGTTTTGGTCGGTAGGGGAGGGGCAGGGGGATCTTGGATGGGAGGAGGGCAGGGGTACAGGTTCCAGGGATGGAGGCTAACCGGTTGCAGCTTGATGCTGGCGCATGAGCCGGCTCCGGGATacaggggagggagggggcagcAAGCTAAGCCGGGCAGATTTGTTGGGTATCCAGGAGGCAGGATCAAAGCAGGGTCCTGCTGAGTAAAAGAGACCGGAGCCACCCCTTCATTTGGGGAACTTTGAGGGGGCGGGGTCTGCAGTGACTGAGGAGGAGCTCCACTGGGAGCCAGACTTTGGGGGAAAGGCGAAAGAGTGATCTGGTAACCTGACGGGAAGGTGAGCGCGCCCGCGCTCATGCTGGTCGGAGGTTTGGTGGTGAGGAGAAAAGGGAGCCGGGTCACATCCAGGTGCTGAGCTTGACCAATAAGCAGCTGAGGGGCTTTGTGAGGACCCGGGGGAGGAGCCAACATCATCTTCTCCGTAGTGAGCCACAAGTCCTCGGTGGAGGAGGTGTCCCACTGATAGGGCGGGGGCCGTTTTGCCGTCAGATTGACATCGGCCAGTGTCAGCTGGCGGACAGATTTTTCCAGGTGGCACTGGGAATTCAGGGTCTCGTCTTCAGTGAAGGCGGAGTTGATGTAAACCGTTCTGTCCTGGCTGCTGTCCACGGCTCCAAGTAGGCTGTAGGACGACTGagacgccaggggggaggagctctTGGAGTGAACTATGATGGTGCTGTGGTGCGCGCCCTTGCCTGGGGGGAAGTCCTGCCTCACCACTGTGCCCCCTGCTATGCCGCTGCTGGTGGGGCCTCCTCCACTGACGCTGAcgctggtgctgctgctgttgctgctgcattGGGTGCAGGTGTACAGGGCGGTGGGGGCCCTCTGCTGGTAGGAGAGGGACAGTCCACTGTTCATTTTGGCCTTTGTAGGAAGAGTTCTGGAGCTTTCCGTCATTGGTGGCACTTTGAGTCCCATGTCTCTGCGCTCTCGACAGAGAGTAGCGTTAAGGAGTCCGCTGTCCATCCTCTGGGGAGGGGGGAGAGTCGCCGTCACCTGACCTGGCGGCTCCGGGTAAGGAGGAGGGTCTCCACTTGGTATAGAATAGCGAGGGACAGACAGGCGGCTGAGTGTAGCTGAGCTGTAGGGAAGCTGGATCTTTTTGTTGTCAGAGGACGTGACCTTGAGTGTGGCCGAGCCCCCTATTCCGTGAACAGCATATGCGTTTTGGTTGCGAAGGAGGCGCCGCCGTGGCCGGCAGACTTCTTCCACGTTGCCGCTGCTGTCAAAGGTTGTGATCCTCTCGTACCCAAGAGGCGTCGGATACTGCAGAGTGACAGGGTGGAGCAAAAACTCGTCCTTCTTCAGGCAGGGCTCTGGTGGCAGAACACTTGGGCTGTCATAGTTTGTGACCAGAGTTTGTGGAGGCGCAGGAaccgctgctgcagctgcagcagagcccACAGTCCCCGGATAGGGAGGCGGGGGGTTCACCTTCCTCAGTTGGGTTTCCACAGACCCGTCAGGGTCACCGAAGGAGGGAGGTAACATCCGCGGCAGGCCGGGTTTCAGCGTATGGCCGTGCTCGCCCCTGCTGAGCCTGGGTTCAGACGCAGGGATCTGAGGCAGcagatgaagctgctgcaggGAAAGGGTGGGGTACCCAGTGGGGGCAGGAGGCAGCGCcatctgcagcttcagctgctgctgcatctgttGGTGCTGCCGCTGCATctgttggtgctgctgctggatctgctgatgctgctgctgaagctgctgctgctgctgcctcatcTCCTGGATCTGCTGCCggatttgctgctgctgctgctgcatctgctgctgctgctgctgcatctgctcGTGTTgcagctgcatctgctgctgctgctgctgcagctgctggctggtcacctgctgctggctttgGGGCTGAGATgtgtcctgctgctgctgctgcagctgctgcgaTGGATGCAGGTGGTGATGCAGCTTCTGCATTTGCTGGGACGGCTTGGATGTCTGCGGGCAAAGCTGGGGCGCATGAGGCACCTGCAGGTGAGGCTTTGGGGGAGGGTGGAGAGGTGGTGGTGGTAAAGTCCCGGGGAGCAGAGGACCCATCTCCAGTCCGCCAAATGCCACCTGACCAGTGGTTGAGTATCTGGTTGGTACCGGATACGGGGATGCACCGGCATCCCGGCTGTGATCAGACACCGGAACGGCGGCAGCAGTTGTGGCCGTTGGATTGGTCAGAACATCAAGCTGAATGTTCTGATTGGCTAGAAGAGACTGAACAAGGCCGATACTCTGGGTTGGAGACATTGCCTGAGCGGGACTGTGGATGGGGGCGATAGGAATGTTGGCTGTGCAGGTGGGGTTGTCCCCTGACACTCCGGAGGGCCCCATCACTTCAAAGGAGAAAGACACACAGGGAAACGTTCAGAGATTTGGGGAGATCATTCAGGCATGCAAGTGTCAAACACTCCCAAACATGAACGACGTTCCTCTCAGAATCTGAGGAACAGTGTGGTTCTGTTCTAAACATGGAACACTAGACCAGCTCTTGGTTCTCTCTAGGATCTTTGGGGATTTATGGAGAAGGCCGCGGTCTCAGGACATCCTGACAGGTAACTTACAAAAAGTAGAGGATTTTGAAACGTGAGGTTCCACGAGAACCACACTCACTCCCTGACAGCAGCACACCTTAAAGGTTCCACCACCCAGACCCTGGACATGCCAAGAGATCCTGTTTCTGGGACGGCCTTGTCGTCCTGCTCATGGACCAACTACTGATGTGGAGATTACTGTTCTCCCTAAAGGAGACGTTGTCCTCTACATATGATAGAATGATGGACGGAGCAGAGTCCATCTGTGGGAGGCGGGTCGGGACAAACTGTTCTTATATAGCCGTGGAGACGGGTTACTGGATGCTAAGCTGACTGGGTTCTGGGAAAAACAAACCTTCTATGTGAGGGCCCGAGTGGAGCACCGACCCAGAACCACACGCTCAAAGATGCTTAGCTACAGGACGGTGTAGTGCTCCCTGCATCTGAACTCCTTCAGCTCATCCTTCCTGTTTTTCCTCCTTTGCTTCCCTTCATACCTGGAAGATCATCCTCGTCCTCGCTGAAGACGCTGGGGTTGAACACAGGCAGGCTCATGAAGTCATGGGAGATCTTTCGGACCTCTGGCAGGTAGATGGTCATCTGTCGGGGTTGCAGGTGGAGCAAGCTGGTTTTGTAGATaactgagacagaaacacagagtGAATAGGAGGACATTACCTGGAAGGCCTTCCTAAAGACATTTACCTGCACCCAGGTTGGTTGGAAGGAAAGAGGCCAGTCCAACAATTTTGAACTTGGTTCCCCAAATGTTGGATGTGACTTGAGCGAGATAGTTATGCTGGGAAGCAGAGAAGACAGGATCAGAAGCAGGGGGAGCTGGCCTGTacctgcagcagaagcagcacagGTGTTTTCCTCTTTCGTCAGGACCGCTAAGGTCTGACTCTGAAACTGCTGGTTCCTGTCTTCAGTTTCTGCTGCGCTGCAGGTgcttcttcatcatcatcatcatcatcatcatcatcatcatatcCTGCTATCATTTCCTTCTGAAGAGAACCCGTCAGGTTCTGCTGTCAGAAACCGTACCTCGGTGATCCCGTCCAACCCAAACTCTCTCCGCGTCAGACTCGGCGATCGGATTGGAGGCTTCCGGATGGGTAACCGCGGCGACCGCTGGCCCTCATGATTGGCCCGAGAGAGTTTGGGGGATTTCCTGGATTCCATGTTCAGTCTTGTAAAAAGAGAATAATTGATGAATTTTTCTAAATCAACAATAGAATGATGAGATTATTCCTGCTTGATCCTCACAAcagaacaagaaagaaaagactaatgaaggatttattttacaaatactcaatatttaaattataaacatcgaaatgtaaaataaaccaaacataAAAGCTAAAAGATGTCTTAATGATTAAGATTGTATTGAATGTTTTGCTGCGTCAGAAACAAGAATGTTTTTAATTCTGACTTCTCCTGGACTTTGAAAGCAACGTTTTGGTTCTGGAAACATTATGACTGAAAGAACTTTTGGATTCCAGAAGAGTTTGTGGTTTTCCTGCTTCTCCTCGGATGAAACGTTTTGGTGATCTCAGTTCAGGTAAAACTCTATCAGTAATGAATCCACTTAAAGGAAAGTTGGTTCTTTTGCTTaaagcaggggtcaccaaccctgtgcccgcgggcgccagtgcgcccgcgagcaccccttgtggcgcccgcagggaatgcacccaaaaaaaatcttttttttttttttattcaagcaaatattcaacaaacaaccacggcatgtctgtcaatgacaacaatatcaattctgagataaaggtagacaaagaaaacccaaatatgtaaacaaatataacttaaaaaataatcactaaaagtaagggtctattacaaaagtttaaatagatcaaataaattacacaatttctggacattcttatgattcatgtaatgtaaagattttgagaataggttgaggtggttgagtaatccattaatgtgaggattaatattcctgtctgtttttatttacatttatgtttaaaaagttaaaattaagttaaagttttaaaggtttaaaagtttagctttagtgtgttcaataaatatttatcttgttcggctgcaacctaaagtctgttttgaaattaggctccctctgcaactgagtttgaccccccctgtaatacgagtctagaaaattcatgcatgtttttgtgtgtaaaatgagcaaataaaaatagggcacacaaaaggaagtcctcaaattgtgttgttttttttttttttttgggggggggggggggggggggggctaggaggtttttagtggcgcccttcataccacttggtgcccatgaaatagccctcggtctcaaaaaggttggtgaaccctggCTTAAAGGATCTAATCCTGCTGTTCTTGAGCCTTTTAAAGTCAACTATCCATGTATGTGATCGtatgttacctttggcacacaaaagaagacattttcattaaatattagttatttttctgagttcttttccaacccggaagtaagacgactcgatctctgaggctccgcctttctatGCTTTTGggtgctgcccatttcatgacatcatcctagagcctCAGCAGTCTGCGTTTTCCCACGGAAACAAACGACGTCTGACCTTTagatggatgttcatattgTTCATGTAACGAAAAGTGTTAAgccaatcaccgctagctctgttagcctgggggcggggccttCCTAGAAGAGGCGgtcttcactttgtgatgtcacaatgtgaggacccactcgtttttgtggattgggaggggctggtgctcagagagcagctttttagaggaatacgCAGAGGCCGCATttccactgcatggttcaagtgacccaattccgtttttttcctctcatgtggcacagatcgaatatgaccggtgaacgtgtaagcaggaaaaaaccGCATGGAgtccgattttctcagatcagattcaggcctcattcatatgtggaaataaatcggatacgaatcGAATACGTGCATTaccgtgtgccatgtaagcagacaaatcggataatCCCCAGTAAATGTGAGTCATACGTCAGTGACATcaaccaactgagatcacatgacttattaaggtgcttttgtgctgattttgctgttccaggacagctggagccccatcagagtgttacctttcagcctcaggcttcagaccgtagtcggaaaccgctgttatctccggtccggtcccggtctggacgcaaacggtaactaatgaagcgggacaccgttgccctggaacaggctagaagctgtttatttctttgcttggatcaaactgtttgaAGTGCGGTGGAAAGAATTCTTTGAGGATCTcatcaatcccactgacacgccttcttttgaagaagcagagaatgaggactttggggtgagcctgtctattacccgggctgaagtcaccgaggtagtcaacgagctcctcggtggcagGGCCCCGGGAGTGGATGAGGtccgccctgagtacctcaagtctctggatgctgtgggagtgtcttggctgacacgtctctgcagcatcgcggggcagtcgggaactgtaccactggactggcagacaggggtggtggttcccctctttaagaagggggaccggagggtgtgttccaactacaggggaattacactcctcagcctcactgggaaagtctatgccagggtactggagaggagagtccgtccgatagtcgaacctcggattcaggaacaacagtgcggtttccgtcctggtcgtggtacagtggaccagctctacaccctatctagggtgctggagggattgtgggagttcgctcatcccgGCGgcccccgtggtatcctgtggagggtgctctgggagtatggggtccggggagccttactgagggctgtccggtctctgtatgaccagagtaggagcttggttcgcatagccggcagtaagtcagacctgttcccggtccacgttggactccggcagggctgccctgtatcaccggttctgttcatagtttttatggacagaatttcttggcgcagccaggggccagaggggatctggtttggggacaacaggatttcctctctgctttttgcagatgatgttgtcctgttggcttcatcaagcatggacctccagcgtgcattgggccggtttgcggccgagtgtgcagtggctgggatgagggtcagcaccgcgaaatccgaggccatggttcttgaccggagaaaggtagcttgccatctctcggtgggtggagtatccttaccccaggtggaggagtttaaatatctgggggttttgttcacgagtgagggaagaccggagcgtgagattgacaggcggatgggagcagcgtccgtagttatgcggtcgctgtatcggtccgttgtggtgcaGAGAGCTGAGCCTagaagcaaagctctcaatttaccggtcgatcttcgttccaatactcacctatggtcatgagctctgggtcatgaccgaaagaacgaggtcccgaatacaagcggctgaaatgagcttcctccgtagggtgacGGGGCGCTTCCTTAGAGATAGGGCGAGAAGCTCGGAcacccgcggggagctcggagtagaaccgcttctcctccacatcgaaaggagccagttgaggtggctcgggcatctagtccggatgccccctggacgcctccctggagaggtgttccgggcatgtcccactgggcggaggccccagggaagacccaggacacgctggagagactacgtctctcggctggcctgggaacgcctcggggtccccgcagaggagctggaggaagtggctggggcgagggaagtctgggcatctctgcttagactgctgtccccgcgacccggtcccggataagcggaggaagatggatggatcaaaCTGTAAGTACAGctcaacgtctgcaaacacttcctcattcaaaactcagagagacataagccggccgagcagccctcctttttcctctcccccGCATCCCCGTCCAGCCTCAACCAGGAGCgtccaaggcaacgcctccttcagtcgctgcgttgcctccatgacaaccgcagtcgcacacaaaaaacacaacaaaagggggggggggggcaagctAAGCTGCTAACAAGCAGCTGTAGCAGGtttcgccatgctaaacgtttgccgtttggaccaacacgcatcttctaaatgtgcttttattactgttatgattattacgTAGACTATCTCAGAACGTTTAAGTCGTATAGTTTCAGCattatagtgtaaatgcaaaaattggATACGGGTCacctttaaaagatgatgtaagcgggtcgtcaaaaaaatcggatatagtcagaaaatatgatttgggcatcaagacctgcagtggaaATGCAGCCAGAGATTTATGTTTTTCGTgaggaataaacattttaaGGTATTAAAAGCTCAAGAAGTCAATTTTCCATGATATAGATCCTATCATTTTCTGCTTGATTTGCTTTTATTAAACCAAGTTTGTGGATTTGAGGGATGAGCCTGCTTCATATGCAGGTTATTATGTGATTGATcattttctgattcttttttcaAGCAGTTAATGTTAATGT is drawn from Oryzias latipes chromosome 22, ASM223467v1 and contains these coding sequences:
- the LOC101159636 gene encoding tubby-related protein 4 yields the protein MSRNCEPGPSVGMLAAVEHGSILCSDSNILCLSWKGRVPKSQKDKPVCRRRYYEEGWLATGNGRGVVGVTFTSSHCRRDRSTPQRINFNLRGHNSEVVLVRWNEPFQKLATCDMEGGIFVWIQYEGRWSVELVNDRGAQVSDFTWSHDGTQALIAYRDGFVLVGSVSGQRHWSSEINLESQITCGIWTPDDQQVLFGTADGQVIVMDCHGRMLAHVLLHESDGIVSMSWNCPDFLLEDSTESDPDTEDHVLPQVRRVKPLLTVTFLSGDISLMNNYDDLSPTIIRSGLKDVEAQWCSQGDLLAVAGMERHRSPSDSACASITRNALVKFYNVQGEHIYTLETPAQRPITTICWGHRDSRLFLACGPALYVVRVEHRVASLQLLCQQGIASALREEKDVGKLNMPSLLCSYVTTAFIPTIKPPIPDPNNIRDFVSYPTAGNERLHCTMKRAEESPEAGGPCYTLYLEYLGGLVPILKGRRISKLRPEFIIMDPKTDGKAEEVCVNPMISYTDSCNCSDSSDIDLSDEWVAKSSPKLSRGNRLNMESRKSPKLSRANHEGQRSPRLPIRKPPIRSPSLTRREFGLDGITEHNYLAQVTSNIWGTKFKIVGLASFLPTNLGAVIYKTSLLHLQPRQMTIYLPEVRKISHDFMSLPVFNPSVFSEDEDDLPVMGPSGVSGDNPTCTANIPIAPIHSPAQAMSPTQSIGLVQSLLANQNIQLDVLTNPTATTAAAVPVSDHSRDAGASPYPVPTRYSTTGQQQHQQMQRQHQQMQQQLKLQMALPPAPTGYPTLSLQQLHLLPQIPASEPRLSRGEHGHTLKPGLPRMLPPSFGDPDGSVETQLRKVNPPPPYPGTVGSAAAAAAVPAPPQTLVTNYDSPSVLPPEPCLKKDEFLLHPVTLQYPTPLGYERITTFDSSGNVEEVCRPRRRLLRNQNAYAVHGIGGSATLKVTSSDNKKIQLPYSSATLSRLSVPRYSIPSGDPPPYPEPPGQVTATLPPPQRMDSGLLNATLCRERRDMGLKVPPMTESSRTLPTKAKMNSGLSLSYQQRAPTALYTCTQCSSNSSSTSVSVSGGGPTSSGIAGGTVVRQDFPPGKGAHHSTIIVHSKSSSPLASQSSYSLLGAVDSSQDRTVYINSAFTEDETLNSQCHLEKSVRQLTLADVNLTAKRPPPYQWDTSSTEDLWLTTEKMMLAPPPGPHKAPQLLIGQAQHLDVTRLPFLLTTKPPTSMSAGALTFPSGYQITLSPFPQSLAPSGAPPQSLQTPPPQSSPNEGVAPVSFTQQDPALILPPGYPTNLPGLACCPLPPLYPGAGSCASIKLQPVSLHPWNLYPCPPPIQDPPAPPLPTKTHLVSEKAILSPPPPTAPPPPPLPPPPPPTDLPSSKSAVEDLAKSSNSFPSSLNDSPVQQEAERFNKKSRRRLDSRVEEASMSDSRNRKEGRALSDFNTLISSPRLGSREKKKPKGQREQLSKTKKMSRTNEFQDSSESEPELFISGDELMNQNQSSKKSWKSKRSQRMASELEEIKSRKANEREDRSLGSQGFLYVMANKQPLWNEATQVYQLDFGGRVTQESAKNFQIELDGRQVMQFGRIDGNAYILDFQYPFSAVQAFAVALANVTQRLK